The Acinetobacter pittii genome contains a region encoding:
- the nirD gene encoding nitrite reductase small subunit NirD has product MNIVQDKNMLPDDQWIDVCALDDLTPNTGAGALVGGQAVAIFRVGHEKRVYVLSNKDPFSQANVMSRGIIGDLQGERVIASPIYKQHFSLATGRCLEDKDQKLSVYPSKIVDGRVLVNPVPQKTYITNTGVSQDKLKLVLIGNGLAGMRCLEDLLDMAPDRYDVTVIGEEPWGNYNRIMLSPVLSGEKTIEDIMLHPPKWYDDKGIKFIAGDKAVKIDRPRKVVYTEKGQTVDYDRLILATGSAPFIPPVQGVDLKGVLTFRDIYDVNTMIEYCGSKTNAVVIGGGLLGLEAAYGLKQRGMNVTVLHLMDRIMERQLDSRASQLLRHSIEQKGIHIITEANTEALIGDEDGHVKQIRLKDGTVLDADLVVFAVGIRPNISLAQSAGLRCNRGVLVNDTMQTFDPSIYAVGECIEHRGQTFGLVEPLWGQAFICATHLAEHGSLTFKAPTVPTQLKVSGVDVFSAGNFEPKDDYEDIILNDEKRQIYKRIIIQSDRVIGAVLFGDTEDGMWYAELIADQTPVSSFRNKLLFGRDFALKNAG; this is encoded by the coding sequence ATGAATATTGTACAAGACAAAAATATGCTTCCTGATGATCAATGGATTGATGTATGTGCACTCGATGATTTAACCCCAAACACTGGCGCGGGTGCACTAGTGGGTGGTCAAGCTGTGGCAATCTTTCGTGTAGGGCATGAAAAACGTGTTTACGTGTTAAGCAATAAAGATCCGTTTAGCCAAGCCAACGTCATGAGCCGCGGCATTATTGGCGATTTGCAAGGTGAGCGGGTCATTGCATCGCCAATCTATAAACAACACTTTAGTTTAGCAACAGGTCGTTGTTTAGAAGATAAAGACCAAAAACTCTCAGTTTATCCGAGCAAAATTGTTGATGGTCGTGTTTTGGTCAATCCTGTGCCGCAAAAAACATATATTACTAATACAGGTGTGTCTCAAGACAAACTTAAACTAGTACTGATTGGTAATGGTTTAGCAGGGATGCGTTGTCTAGAAGATTTACTGGATATGGCACCAGACCGTTATGACGTCACAGTAATTGGTGAAGAACCATGGGGTAACTATAACCGTATTATGTTATCTCCGGTTTTATCAGGCGAAAAAACCATTGAAGATATTATGCTGCACCCACCAAAGTGGTATGACGATAAAGGCATTAAATTTATTGCCGGTGACAAGGCTGTAAAAATTGATCGCCCACGTAAAGTGGTTTACACCGAAAAAGGTCAGACAGTCGATTATGACCGTCTGATCTTGGCAACTGGTTCGGCACCATTTATTCCACCAGTTCAAGGTGTTGACTTAAAAGGCGTGTTAACTTTCCGCGATATTTATGACGTCAACACCATGATTGAATACTGCGGTTCAAAAACCAACGCTGTGGTGATTGGCGGTGGTTTACTTGGTTTAGAAGCAGCGTACGGTTTAAAACAACGCGGTATGAATGTGACTGTGCTGCATTTAATGGACCGTATTATGGAACGCCAACTCGACAGCCGTGCGAGTCAATTACTTCGTCATAGTATTGAGCAAAAAGGCATTCATATTATTACCGAAGCAAATACAGAGGCGTTAATTGGTGATGAAGATGGTCATGTGAAACAAATCCGTTTAAAAGATGGTACGGTTTTAGATGCTGACCTTGTGGTGTTCGCTGTAGGTATTCGTCCAAATATTAGCTTGGCGCAAAGTGCAGGATTACGTTGTAATCGTGGTGTATTGGTGAATGACACCATGCAAACGTTTGATCCAAGTATTTACGCGGTGGGTGAATGTATTGAACATCGTGGTCAAACTTTTGGTTTGGTTGAGCCACTATGGGGCCAAGCTTTTATTTGCGCGACCCATTTAGCAGAGCATGGCAGCTTAACTTTTAAAGCGCCAACCGTACCGACTCAGTTAAAAGTCAGTGGTGTCGATGTATTCTCGGCAGGCAATTTTGAGCCGAAAGATGATTATGAAGACATTATCCTGAACGATGAAAAACGCCAGATTTATAAGCGTATTATCATTCAAAGCGATCGAGTAATCGGTGCAGTATTGTTTGGTGATACTGAAGATGGCATGTGGTATGCAGAGTTAATTGCAGACCAAACCCCTGTTTCTTCATTTAGAAATAAACTGCTATTTGGTCGAGATTTTGCATTAAAAAATGCAGGCTAA
- the nasA gene encoding nitrate reductase translates to MNSIPSVEIDSSDHVAKTIKTTCPYCGVGCGVSVNVQQKPQGPVVQVEGDAEHPSNFGRLCIKGSRLADTLGLETRVLQPMMGRKADRVVTTWDAAINKIADKFQSCIDKYGHDSIAFYVSGQLLTEDYYVVNKFVKGYLGTANIDTNSRLCMSSAVAGHKRSFGEDLVPASYEDFEHADMVVLVGSNTAWCHPVLYQRIMQAKSHNPNMFVVVIDPRFTSTCEQADLHLPILPGQDVALFNGLFQYLYQNGHADQAFVDTYTEGLHDVLESSEPETDIEYVAKRTGITFDKLQQFFEKFAQTEKVITLFSMGVNQSSQGVNKANSIINCHLLTGKIGKLGAAPFSMTGQPNAMGGREVGGLANMLAAHMDLDNPLHQKVVQTFWDSPFIATQAGLKAVDLFNAVEAGKIKAIWIMATNPVVSLPDADQVKRALEKCELVVVSDICADTDTTAYADILLPALGWGEKDGTVTNSERRISRQRAFLPAPGEAKADWWSVSQVAKKLGFNGFDFASAVDIFNEHAALSAQDNAEIDTREQSNNFRYFNLKGLMNLSGAEYDALQPVQWPVWDKKQDAKAVQQLFGKGQFSHKNTKAKLVPTVAINPVHAISEDYPLILNTGRIRDQWHTMTRTGLSPNLTSHRAEPFCEIHPSDALKFGVRDQGLVEVRSKWGSCVLRVTFSSGVRRGQIFAPIHWTEQVASDARIGKVVNPEVDAISGEPEFKHTPVIIQPFYTTWQGVLYIREGYDSHIQESLHHCAWWTKVKMVKTNRYELADRQTFHDTQKNLKSFLPFADETFEWLSIEDISSQLSHSVILKDGIVIASLYIAPPDLLPDRDWVASLFKRERLSALHRKALLAGMPMSATNNDGPLVCSCFKVGKNKIIDVIKTQNITHEKQVTACLKAGGNCGSCLPEIRGLIKACQQEVEV, encoded by the coding sequence ATGAATAGTATTCCAAGCGTTGAAATTGATAGCTCCGACCATGTTGCAAAAACAATCAAAACAACATGTCCATATTGTGGGGTGGGCTGTGGTGTTAGCGTAAACGTCCAACAAAAACCTCAAGGGCCTGTAGTACAAGTTGAGGGGGATGCCGAGCATCCTTCCAACTTTGGACGCTTATGTATTAAAGGTAGCCGACTTGCGGATACTTTGGGGTTAGAAACACGTGTTTTACAACCAATGATGGGACGAAAAGCTGATCGGGTGGTAACGACATGGGATGCCGCCATCAATAAAATTGCTGATAAATTCCAATCTTGTATCGACAAATATGGACATGACAGCATTGCATTTTATGTTTCTGGTCAGCTTTTGACTGAAGACTATTATGTGGTGAACAAGTTTGTAAAAGGCTATTTGGGTACTGCAAATATCGACACCAACTCGCGCCTTTGTATGTCATCTGCGGTGGCAGGTCACAAACGTAGCTTTGGTGAAGATCTTGTCCCTGCAAGTTATGAAGATTTTGAACATGCCGACATGGTGGTATTGGTCGGTTCCAATACCGCATGGTGCCATCCTGTGCTGTATCAGCGGATTATGCAGGCTAAAAGCCACAATCCAAATATGTTTGTTGTGGTGATTGATCCACGTTTTACCAGTACTTGTGAACAAGCGGATTTACATTTACCGATTTTGCCGGGCCAAGATGTCGCTTTATTTAATGGCTTATTTCAATATCTATATCAAAATGGCCATGCCGATCAGGCCTTTGTAGATACTTATACCGAAGGTTTGCACGATGTTTTGGAAAGCAGTGAGCCAGAAACCGATATTGAATATGTGGCAAAGCGTACGGGAATTACGTTCGATAAGTTGCAACAGTTTTTTGAGAAATTTGCGCAGACTGAAAAAGTCATTACCCTATTTTCAATGGGTGTGAATCAATCAAGTCAGGGTGTAAATAAAGCCAATAGTATTATTAACTGTCATTTATTGACTGGAAAAATTGGTAAGCTCGGCGCTGCTCCATTTTCAATGACTGGTCAGCCCAACGCGATGGGTGGTCGAGAAGTGGGTGGCTTAGCCAATATGCTAGCGGCACACATGGACTTAGATAACCCATTACATCAAAAAGTAGTGCAAACCTTTTGGGATAGCCCATTTATTGCAACTCAAGCTGGTTTGAAAGCAGTTGATTTATTTAATGCGGTTGAAGCTGGAAAAATTAAAGCCATCTGGATTATGGCAACTAATCCAGTGGTGAGTTTGCCAGATGCCGATCAGGTGAAACGTGCTTTAGAGAAATGCGAATTGGTCGTTGTGTCAGATATCTGTGCCGATACGGATACTACAGCTTACGCCGATATTTTGCTTCCAGCTTTAGGTTGGGGTGAAAAAGATGGCACAGTGACGAACTCTGAGCGCCGTATTTCACGTCAACGTGCTTTTTTACCTGCGCCGGGTGAAGCAAAAGCGGATTGGTGGTCTGTTAGCCAAGTCGCGAAAAAATTAGGCTTCAATGGTTTTGATTTCGCGAGTGCTGTTGATATTTTCAATGAGCATGCAGCGTTATCGGCACAAGACAATGCAGAAATAGATACTCGTGAACAAAGTAATAATTTTCGTTATTTCAATCTGAAAGGGTTAATGAATCTAAGTGGTGCTGAGTACGATGCTCTGCAACCAGTACAATGGCCAGTATGGGATAAAAAACAAGACGCTAAAGCTGTTCAACAACTGTTTGGCAAGGGCCAGTTTAGTCACAAAAACACCAAGGCAAAATTGGTTCCGACTGTTGCAATTAATCCCGTACATGCAATTTCAGAAGATTATCCGCTCATTTTGAATACGGGGCGTATCCGTGACCAATGGCACACCATGACTCGTACTGGTTTGTCACCAAATTTGACCAGTCACCGCGCTGAACCATTCTGTGAGATTCATCCAAGTGATGCTTTGAAGTTTGGCGTACGTGATCAAGGCTTAGTAGAAGTTCGTTCGAAATGGGGCAGTTGTGTACTACGTGTGACCTTCTCATCGGGGGTACGTCGTGGGCAAATTTTTGCACCGATTCACTGGACTGAACAGGTTGCATCCGACGCCCGCATTGGTAAAGTCGTTAATCCAGAAGTTGATGCAATTTCAGGTGAACCTGAGTTCAAACATACGCCTGTAATCATTCAGCCGTTCTATACCACTTGGCAGGGCGTGCTCTATATTCGTGAAGGATACGATTCGCATATTCAAGAATCGCTACATCACTGTGCATGGTGGACCAAGGTCAAAATGGTTAAAACCAACCGTTATGAACTTGCAGACCGCCAAACTTTTCACGATACTCAAAAGAATCTGAAAAGCTTTTTACCATTTGCCGATGAAACCTTTGAATGGTTAAGCATAGAAGATATCTCTTCACAACTGAGCCATAGCGTTATTTTGAAAGATGGCATTGTAATTGCAAGTCTATATATTGCACCGCCAGATTTATTGCCAGACCGTGATTGGGTAGCGAGTCTCTTTAAACGAGAACGTTTGAGTGCCTTGCACCGAAAAGCTTTACTAGCGGGTATGCCAATGTCGGCTACCAATAATGATGGGCCTTTAGTGTGTAGTTGTTTTAAAGTAGGTAAGAATAAAATTATCGACGTGATAAAAACACAAAACATTACCCATGAAAAACAGGTTACTGCATGTTTAAAAGCAGGTGGGAACTGTGGTTCATGTTTACCTGAGATTCGTGGCTTAATTAAAGCTTGCCAACAAGAGGTGGAAGTGTGA
- the mobA gene encoding molybdenum cofactor guanylyltransferase — MNKGYPVTDLVILAGGQARRMNGLNKLLQQFDGDTQLLKIHQKLKSSVSEIWVNSHRDYSIYQSIVPDIKCFQDDASGFFGPLMGMKSAWSHVKADYVLCIPCDVTYIPTQVVAKLHSALRKNKQAQAAYVSINGDALYPFCLLKRESLITIREQIDKQRLSLKECFKLLHAQVAVFQKQNLFFHSINSLDELQQYKQINAFKEIFTAS, encoded by the coding sequence GTGAATAAGGGATATCCCGTAACTGATCTGGTCATTTTGGCGGGTGGACAAGCCCGCCGTATGAATGGTTTAAATAAGCTGTTGCAGCAATTTGATGGCGATACGCAACTACTCAAAATTCATCAAAAACTAAAGTCATCTGTATCTGAAATTTGGGTAAATAGTCATCGTGATTATTCGATTTATCAAAGTATTGTGCCTGATATTAAGTGTTTTCAAGATGATGCTTCCGGTTTTTTCGGCCCACTTATGGGCATGAAAAGCGCATGGTCACATGTAAAAGCAGATTATGTTTTGTGTATTCCCTGTGATGTGACGTATATACCTACGCAAGTCGTTGCGAAATTACACAGCGCACTACGCAAAAATAAACAAGCTCAGGCAGCCTATGTTTCAATTAATGGGGATGCTTTATACCCATTTTGCTTATTAAAGCGTGAAAGCCTGATTACGATACGAGAGCAAATTGATAAACAACGATTAAGTTTAAAAGAGTGCTTTAAGCTTTTACATGCACAAGTCGCCGTATTTCAAAAACAAAACTTATTTTTTCATAGCATTAACTCTTTGGATGAGCTCCAACAATATAAACAAATCAATGCTTTTAAAGAGATATTTACCGCGAGTTAA
- the fdhA gene encoding molybdopterin-dependent oxidoreductase: MMDAAQQSKTDVTACILCSRNCGLSVEIKDNQFVKIKGDPEHAFSQGYICQKAARLQHYQQHADRLTTPLKRQPDGSFQEVSWDVAIQEIADRLAQIRDDFGGTAFASVGGGGQGNHLGAAYGRQLLLAMKSYYAYNSLAQEKTGDFWLNGRLFGSQACHTTEDVEHADYVLFIGTNPFQAHGIPNARDTLKHIKKDPNRTMVVFDPRVTETAKQADIHVQLKPGTDAFLMSAMIAIIIKEKLYDAAFIEQHTHGFEEVKAAFSRVPIEDYIVKADVPVDLIYQVVRDFAKAKRGCVRIDLGIQHTLNTTLNGYLEKLLYLLTGNFGKQGANNLHTMFIPILSDTDERKPKYRRSVYHKMFPISGFFPPNILPDEILKAGEKRIRAVFVDSCNPLLTYPDTPAYEEAFKALDLLVVVDVAMTETARLADYILPAHTQFEKWEFTGFNLEFPKNGFHLRHPVLTAQTNTLPEAEIYTRLLEAMQVIPKRFPVLEKIAAVDSKKTAYLPYLLALGLTFARNKKYIPFAASILYRTLGKQLEKSAGSVAFLLPLSIQYAVLHTKAVRRAGYKGNPLTQGVKLFEQILKQRSGMVLSQHEYDEVWKLVAYKDKKIRLAIPEMLTELTNLKNHPVNVEEFPFILLSGERRSYNANQIYRDPAWRKVDAEGALRIHPEDAKQLNVDAGGQLKCISQHGEIQVTVDFDEGMRKGVVSLPHGYGMRFQGGEPIGPQLNQLISAEHCDPLSKTPYHKYVPIRLEKC, translated from the coding sequence ATGATGGACGCAGCTCAGCAAAGTAAAACAGATGTGACCGCATGTATCTTATGTTCTAGAAATTGCGGTTTAAGTGTTGAAATTAAAGATAACCAGTTTGTCAAAATTAAAGGTGATCCCGAACATGCTTTTTCTCAAGGTTACATTTGTCAAAAAGCTGCCAGATTACAGCATTACCAGCAACACGCAGACCGTTTGACCACACCTTTGAAACGTCAACCTGATGGATCATTTCAAGAAGTAAGTTGGGATGTTGCCATACAAGAAATTGCTGATCGATTAGCGCAGATTAGAGATGATTTTGGTGGGACTGCTTTTGCTTCGGTTGGGGGCGGTGGCCAAGGCAATCATTTAGGTGCAGCGTATGGTCGACAACTTTTGCTGGCCATGAAAAGTTATTATGCTTACAACTCACTTGCCCAAGAAAAAACGGGCGATTTTTGGCTCAATGGACGTTTGTTTGGTAGTCAGGCCTGCCATACTACAGAAGATGTTGAACACGCCGACTATGTACTTTTCATTGGAACAAATCCTTTTCAGGCCCATGGCATTCCCAACGCTCGAGACACGCTAAAACATATTAAGAAAGATCCAAATCGAACCATGGTGGTGTTTGACCCGCGTGTTACCGAAACAGCAAAACAAGCTGATATTCATGTGCAACTAAAACCGGGGACAGATGCTTTTTTAATGTCGGCCATGATTGCGATCATTATTAAAGAAAAGCTTTATGATGCAGCGTTTATTGAGCAGCATACACATGGGTTTGAAGAAGTAAAAGCTGCATTTAGTCGAGTTCCAATTGAAGACTATATTGTCAAGGCAGATGTTCCAGTCGATTTGATTTACCAAGTAGTTCGAGATTTTGCCAAGGCAAAAAGAGGCTGTGTACGTATCGATTTAGGTATTCAACATACTTTAAATACTACCTTAAACGGGTATTTAGAAAAACTACTGTACTTACTGACTGGAAACTTTGGAAAACAAGGTGCCAATAATTTGCATACCATGTTTATTCCAATCTTAAGCGATACAGATGAAAGAAAGCCGAAATATAGACGTAGTGTTTACCATAAAATGTTCCCGATTTCCGGGTTTTTCCCGCCTAATATTTTACCCGATGAAATCTTAAAAGCAGGGGAAAAGCGAATTCGTGCTGTGTTTGTAGATAGCTGTAATCCACTATTAACCTATCCTGATACACCAGCTTATGAGGAAGCATTTAAAGCATTAGATTTGTTGGTTGTGGTGGATGTTGCCATGACGGAAACCGCTAGGCTTGCGGACTACATTTTGCCGGCTCACACTCAGTTTGAAAAATGGGAATTTACGGGCTTTAATCTTGAGTTCCCTAAGAATGGCTTTCATCTCAGACATCCTGTATTGACCGCTCAAACGAATACTTTACCGGAAGCCGAAATTTATACTCGATTACTTGAAGCCATGCAGGTGATTCCAAAACGCTTTCCAGTTTTAGAAAAAATAGCTGCGGTCGACTCGAAAAAAACAGCCTATTTACCTTACTTGTTGGCATTGGGACTTACTTTTGCACGAAATAAAAAATATATTCCTTTTGCTGCTTCAATTCTCTATCGTACTTTAGGTAAACAGTTAGAAAAATCAGCTGGTTCAGTTGCTTTTTTATTACCGCTGTCGATTCAATATGCTGTCTTACATACTAAAGCGGTACGCCGTGCAGGGTACAAGGGTAATCCGTTAACACAAGGTGTCAAACTATTTGAACAAATTTTAAAGCAACGTTCAGGTATGGTTTTATCGCAACATGAATATGATGAAGTCTGGAAACTGGTAGCTTATAAAGATAAGAAAATACGTCTAGCTATTCCCGAGATGTTAACTGAGCTCACAAATTTAAAAAATCATCCGGTTAATGTTGAAGAATTTCCATTCATACTTTTATCAGGTGAGCGACGTAGCTATAACGCCAATCAAATTTACCGTGACCCAGCTTGGCGAAAAGTAGATGCTGAAGGGGCTTTACGAATTCATCCAGAAGATGCAAAACAACTAAATGTAGATGCAGGAGGTCAGCTTAAATGTATTTCACAACATGGAGAAATCCAAGTTACTGTAGATTTTGATGAGGGAATGCGAAAAGGAGTTGTTTCGCTTCCACATGGTTATGGCATGCGCTTTCAAGGTGGAGAACCAATTGGACCACAATTAAATCAATTAATTTCCGCTGAACATTGTGATCCTTTATCTAAAACGCCGTACCATAAATATGTACCCATCCGCTTAGAAAAGTGCTAG
- the moaA gene encoding GTP 3',8-cyclase MoaA: MQMMKQYHSETAPMLLQDQYGRIKRKLRISVTDRCNFKCVYCMPEHPEWLNKQDLLSFEALFQFCSFMVQQGIESIRITGGEPLMRQGIVHFVRDLQALKLLGLKRISMTTNGHYLAKYAQQLKDAGLDDLNISLDSLDPVQFKELTKKKLEPVLEGIQAAKDAGLPFKINCVLMKNKNDDQILPMVRWSIANHIPLRFIEFMPLDGDALWSNKDVVSEAEILQTLQPHYSVQVIEQQHEPARQYLLNNSYTLGIISTITHSFCHQCDRIRLTAQGELYNCLFAQEGLNIKPQLQALLRAHNSTDHVLHSQQLKDQVIPYIWHKAKGFHALQHQQTRKISMHMLGG; this comes from the coding sequence GTGCAAATGATGAAACAATATCACTCTGAAACTGCGCCAATGCTTTTGCAAGATCAATATGGGCGCATCAAGCGAAAATTACGAATTTCGGTAACTGATCGCTGTAATTTTAAGTGTGTGTATTGCATGCCTGAACATCCTGAATGGCTAAATAAACAAGATTTGCTTAGTTTTGAGGCGCTCTTTCAGTTTTGCAGTTTTATGGTGCAACAAGGTATTGAAAGCATCCGTATTACGGGTGGCGAACCATTAATGCGTCAAGGCATTGTCCATTTCGTCCGTGATTTACAAGCTTTAAAATTATTAGGCTTAAAACGTATTTCAATGACCACCAATGGACATTACCTTGCAAAGTACGCTCAGCAATTAAAAGATGCTGGTCTAGATGATTTAAATATTAGTCTAGATAGCCTAGATCCAGTTCAATTTAAAGAACTCACCAAGAAAAAGTTAGAACCAGTTCTTGAGGGTATTCAAGCTGCCAAAGATGCAGGGCTACCCTTTAAAATTAACTGTGTGTTAATGAAAAATAAAAATGACGATCAAATCTTACCTATGGTGAGATGGTCAATCGCCAATCATATTCCGCTACGTTTTATTGAGTTTATGCCGCTTGATGGTGATGCACTCTGGTCAAATAAAGATGTGGTGAGTGAAGCAGAAATTTTACAGACATTACAACCGCATTATTCGGTACAAGTCATCGAGCAACAACATGAGCCAGCGCGTCAATATCTACTTAATAATAGCTACACTCTAGGCATCATTTCGACCATTACTCATTCATTTTGCCACCAATGTGACCGCATACGACTAACGGCACAAGGTGAGCTATATAACTGTCTATTTGCGCAGGAGGGTTTAAATATTAAGCCGCAGCTTCAAGCATTATTACGCGCACATAACTCAACCGATCATGTTCTGCATAGTCAGCAATTAAAAGATCAAGTTATACCGTATATCTGGCACAAAGCAAAAGGCTTTCACGCCTTACAACATCAACAAACCCGTAAAATCAGTATGCATATGCTTGGGGGATAA
- a CDS encoding MoaD/ThiS family protein: protein MQQSIQIKIESFGAIEKLLPQNLSIVCPTNILVKDVLDQIVTLHPECTQAMEKCACAIEDNVITRQSALSEPCTLVLLSPVAGG from the coding sequence ATGCAGCAATCTATCCAAATTAAAATCGAATCATTCGGTGCAATTGAAAAATTGCTTCCCCAAAATCTTTCGATCGTTTGTCCTACCAATATTTTAGTGAAAGATGTCTTAGATCAAATTGTGACTTTACATCCGGAATGCACACAGGCCATGGAAAAATGTGCATGTGCGATAGAGGATAACGTTATAACCAGACAATCTGCCTTAAGTGAGCCATGTACTTTGGTTTTATTGTCACCAGTTGCAGGAGGGTAA
- the moaE gene encoding molybdenum cofactor biosynthesis protein MoaE, with product MRDFARIQEQALSLDTFDPIESFPECGGIDIFMGTVRNHHEGKAVKALKYTSYKPLSEKMIREIELEIEKKYQVSYVRVVHRIGYLDVGETAIIAIAYAAHRREAFQACEEAVERVKHEVPVFKEEFFTDGTSHYVEGCCIRKDAPHEHKHHHHAGHEHSH from the coding sequence ATGCGAGATTTTGCACGTATACAAGAGCAGGCTTTAAGCCTAGATACTTTTGATCCTATTGAATCATTTCCTGAATGCGGTGGAATTGATATTTTTATGGGTACAGTTCGTAATCACCATGAAGGTAAAGCGGTTAAGGCCTTGAAATATACCTCGTATAAACCGCTTTCTGAAAAAATGATACGTGAAATTGAACTGGAAATTGAGAAAAAGTATCAGGTATCTTATGTGCGAGTTGTTCATCGGATTGGATATCTAGATGTGGGCGAAACAGCAATCATTGCAATTGCTTATGCAGCCCACCGCCGTGAAGCTTTTCAAGCATGCGAAGAAGCGGTTGAGCGGGTTAAACATGAAGTGCCTGTGTTTAAAGAAGAGTTCTTTACAGATGGCACGAGTCATTATGTAGAGGGCTGCTGTATTCGTAAGGATGCACCGCACGAACACAAGCATCACCATCATGCCGGCCATGAACACTCACACTGA
- the moaCB gene encoding bifunctional molybdenum cofactor biosynthesis protein MoaC/MoaB: MKNVGMKPESYRVAEAQAILYAPPHCIELLRQGNTEKGDALKTARVAGILAAKRTDELIPLCHPLPIYRADVEYELEHDFVKIITVVETIGPTGVEMEALTAASLAGLTIYDMLKPHCEPEELWMDQCKLLKKKGGKSHFKRVLRQPVSAAVIVLSDTVAAGRKPDTAGKSVVETLTEAGFDPIHYQILPDEADTLKNLVLELSKSYACIMTVGGTGIGKRDITVDTLEPLLERKLDGLMEAARSFGQKRTPYAAMSRGVAGFIDRSLVVTLPGSRGGASESMAAILPALVHIFDVCRDLPHPGGYE; this comes from the coding sequence ATGAAAAACGTAGGAATGAAGCCGGAAAGTTATCGTGTTGCTGAAGCACAAGCAATTTTATATGCACCACCGCACTGTATTGAATTATTAAGACAGGGAAATACCGAAAAAGGAGATGCATTAAAAACCGCACGTGTAGCAGGAATCTTGGCAGCAAAACGAACTGATGAGCTGATTCCTTTGTGTCATCCACTGCCGATTTATCGGGCAGATGTCGAATATGAACTAGAACATGATTTTGTAAAGATTATTACCGTGGTGGAAACCATTGGTCCAACTGGCGTAGAAATGGAAGCCTTAACGGCTGCAAGTCTTGCAGGGTTAACCATTTACGACATGTTAAAACCGCATTGTGAACCAGAAGAACTCTGGATGGATCAATGTAAATTGCTTAAGAAAAAAGGTGGCAAATCACACTTTAAGCGAGTTCTTCGTCAGCCTGTTTCGGCTGCTGTTATTGTGTTGTCAGACACCGTAGCAGCGGGTAGAAAGCCCGATACTGCCGGAAAATCTGTGGTTGAAACTTTAACCGAGGCAGGATTTGATCCAATTCATTACCAAATTTTGCCAGATGAAGCGGATACTTTAAAAAACTTAGTGCTTGAGTTGAGCAAATCATATGCTTGCATTATGACCGTTGGTGGAACTGGAATTGGTAAGCGTGATATTACGGTTGATACGCTAGAACCTCTTCTTGAGCGTAAGCTAGATGGCTTAATGGAAGCTGCGCGTTCATTTGGACAAAAACGCACGCCATATGCTGCAATGTCGCGTGGAGTAGCTGGTTTTATTGATCGTTCTTTAGTGGTGACTTTACCGGGAAGCCGTGGTGGAGCAAGCGAATCAATGGCTGCTATTTTACCTGCCTTAGTCCATATTTTTGATGTTTGCCGTGATCTACCACATCCGGGAGGCTATGAGTAA